In a single window of the Deltaproteobacteria bacterium genome:
- a CDS encoding putative Na+/H+ antiporter produces the protein MNPSLFEKIASLCFALALGHTFSVKQFQKKALEYPAGSLGENFFHLLGEVEVVFGLWAGVFIALSLVFFDRNQTLEYLNHCQFTEPLFVFVIMVVCSTKPVLEMVEVVVLKLAYWIFKITKVHSSYSIYFVSLVVGPLLGSLITEPAAMTVTALFLLKFLFQQKISVKAKYLTLGLLFVNVSIGGVLTPYAAPPVLMVAAKWNWDLYFMLTHFAWRALGAMIVSTFIVILLLKKDLVKIHAEHLFRNKTTVPSWIMMAHLGALFLIVLTHLSPVIFVGLFLFFLGLVKVTMEYQKNLKLKESLLVGFFLAGLVVLGGPQKWWLQPLISSLNSYSLYLGAAVLTAFTDNAALTYLGSQVENLQDISKFALVAGSVVGGGLTVIANAPNPAGYSILNSEFGEQGISPMQLFLGALLPTVVSAIFFFP, from the coding sequence ATGAATCCATCTTTGTTTGAAAAAATAGCGAGTTTATGTTTTGCCCTAGCTTTAGGGCATACATTTTCAGTAAAACAATTTCAAAAAAAGGCTTTAGAATATCCAGCAGGATCCCTTGGAGAAAATTTTTTTCATCTTTTAGGGGAAGTGGAAGTGGTATTTGGTTTATGGGCCGGAGTCTTTATAGCGCTGAGTCTCGTTTTCTTTGATAGGAATCAGACCCTTGAATATCTGAATCATTGTCAGTTTACTGAACCCCTATTTGTTTTTGTAATAATGGTGGTTTGCTCAACGAAACCCGTACTTGAAATGGTTGAGGTCGTGGTTTTAAAATTAGCGTATTGGATTTTTAAGATAACGAAAGTTCATTCCAGTTACTCAATTTACTTTGTTAGTTTGGTTGTAGGTCCATTGCTTGGAAGTTTGATTACAGAGCCAGCGGCCATGACGGTAACAGCTTTGTTTTTGTTGAAATTTTTGTTTCAGCAAAAGATATCAGTTAAGGCGAAGTACTTAACGCTGGGCTTGCTGTTTGTGAATGTTTCAATAGGGGGTGTTCTGACGCCTTATGCAGCCCCACCTGTTTTGATGGTTGCTGCAAAATGGAATTGGGATCTCTATTTTATGTTGACTCATTTTGCTTGGAGGGCCCTAGGCGCGATGATCGTATCTACGTTCATCGTAATCCTTCTTTTAAAAAAGGATCTTGTTAAAATTCATGCAGAACACTTGTTTAGAAATAAAACAACAGTTCCTTCTTGGATTATGATGGCTCATTTGGGCGCTTTATTTCTAATTGTTTTAACTCATTTGTCCCCTGTGATTTTTGTCGGTCTGTTTTTGTTCTTTCTTGGTCTGGTTAAGGTTACCATGGAATATCAAAAAAACTTAAAATTGAAAGAGTCCTTGTTAGTTGGTTTTTTTCTCGCAGGTCTGGTGGTTCTTGGGGGGCCGCAAAAATGGTGGTTGCAACCTTTGATTTCTAGTTTAAACAGTTACAGTTTGTATCTGGGGGCGGCGGTCTTAACTGCATTTACAGACAATGCGGCATTAACCTATCTTGGGTCTCAGGTTGAAAATCTACAGGATATTTCAAAATTTGCATTGGTAGCAGGAAGTGTCGTGGGTGGTGGTCTTACGGTGATTGCCAATGCTCCAAATCCAGCTGGCTATTCCATTTTAAATTCTGAGTTTGGAGAGCAGGGAATCAGTCCAATGCAACTTTTTCTAGGAGCCCTGTTGCCGACTGTGGTTTCTGCTATCTTCTTTTTTCCTTGA
- a CDS encoding site-specific integrase — MISADKILSESQLVKFFKKIKQEKDKSILALINSSKKNPKEVRIVFDYFLFSLIANTGLRISEALNLKWSDIHDDFLIIRPEVSKNKKRGTVYYGIKSQNLLAELKDFKSHLSNRKPTDYLFSINTKIPSRSYMHIRFKYWTSQTGLPSRLSIHSLRHTYGTMCLDKGLPLTFVRDNLRHSSVAVTSQYLHLTKESRDKVKDIF, encoded by the coding sequence ATGATTTCAGCTGATAAGATACTTAGCGAATCCCAACTCGTCAAATTTTTCAAGAAAATTAAACAGGAAAAAGATAAGTCAATTCTAGCGCTAATTAATTCAAGTAAGAAAAACCCAAAAGAGGTCAGAATTGTTTTCGACTATTTTTTATTTTCATTGATTGCAAATACCGGTTTAAGAATATCTGAGGCGTTAAATCTTAAATGGTCCGACATCCATGATGACTTTCTTATTATTCGCCCTGAAGTTTCTAAAAATAAAAAACGTGGTACCGTATATTATGGAATCAAATCTCAAAATTTATTAGCTGAACTAAAGGATTTTAAATCTCACCTAAGCAACCGAAAACCAACCGACTACCTTTTCAGTATCAACACAAAAATTCCAAGCCGAAGCTATATGCACATTCGTTTTAAATATTGGACTAGCCAAACTGGATTACCGTCAAGATTGTCTATACATTCCCTACGCCATACATACGGAACCATGTGTCTAGATAAGGGCCTACCGTTAACTTTTGTCAGAGACAACCTTCGGCATTCCAGTGTGGCCGTCACATCACAATATTTACATCTTACAAAAGAAAGTCGAGACAAAGTGAAAGATATATTTTGA
- a CDS encoding acetate/propionate family kinase: MKEAILVINAGSSSLKFSIFLTDAGEKNKVTKNLDLLSRGQIEGIGVHPSFVVKDDKGVILAKNQWENSKDINHEFLLKYLIEWLDQNLQGAKVKAAGHRVVHGGTEFTSSVLVTEDILIKLEKLIPLAPLHQTHNLAAIKALKKVYPDLPQVACFDTSFHTTNPDVLRHFFIPRELEENEGIKRYGFHGLSYEYIAETLKQMDPELAQKRVLIAHLGSGSSMCAMKEGQSVTTSMGLTALDGLPMGTRPGAMDPGVVLYLMKEKKMTPDQIENLLYYKSGLLGLSGISNDMRQLQESDSPRALLTMEAFAWKVCQMIGSLAATIQGMDALVFTAGIGENSPRVRKIIVEKLSWMGVLLNEEANENKTDLSRKDRFGSFLINSLQSKVKVYVIPTNEELMIAKHVLKESL; encoded by the coding sequence ATGAAAGAAGCTATTCTCGTTATCAATGCCGGGTCCTCCAGTTTAAAATTTTCAATTTTTCTAACGGATGCAGGTGAAAAAAATAAAGTGACTAAAAACTTGGACCTTCTTTCTAGGGGGCAGATTGAAGGAATTGGTGTCCATCCTAGTTTTGTAGTTAAAGATGACAAAGGTGTTATCCTGGCCAAAAATCAGTGGGAAAATTCGAAAGATATTAATCATGAATTTCTATTAAAATATTTGATTGAATGGCTAGATCAAAATCTGCAAGGAGCCAAGGTCAAAGCCGCTGGCCATAGAGTGGTGCATGGTGGAACAGAGTTTACGTCCTCAGTTCTGGTCACAGAGGATATTCTTATTAAGCTAGAAAAACTCATTCCCTTGGCACCATTACATCAAACTCATAATTTAGCTGCCATCAAGGCATTGAAAAAAGTATACCCTGATTTGCCTCAGGTGGCTTGCTTTGATACCTCTTTTCATACAACGAATCCTGATGTTTTGAGACATTTTTTTATTCCTAGAGAATTAGAAGAGAATGAGGGAATTAAACGATATGGATTTCATGGACTTTCTTATGAATACATCGCCGAGACTTTAAAACAAATGGATCCAGAGTTAGCTCAGAAAAGAGTTTTGATCGCTCACCTGGGAAGTGGTTCAAGTATGTGTGCGATGAAGGAAGGTCAGAGTGTCACGACATCTATGGGATTAACGGCTCTGGATGGATTGCCAATGGGCACGAGGCCTGGAGCGATGGATCCAGGTGTAGTGCTTTATTTGATGAAGGAGAAGAAAATGACTCCAGATCAAATTGAAAATCTACTTTATTATAAATCGGGTCTATTGGGCTTATCTGGTATTAGCAATGACATGCGCCAGCTTCAAGAAAGCGATTCCCCTAGGGCCTTGTTAACCATGGAAGCCTTTGCCTGGAAGGTCTGTCAAATGATTGGAAGTCTTGCTGCCACGATTCAAGGAATGGATGCCTTAGTTTTTACGGCTGGCATTGGTGAAAATTCACCCAGGGTCAGAAAAATTATCGTTGAAAAACTTTCCTGGATGGGCGTTTTATTAAATGAAGAAGCAAATGAAAACAAAACTGATCTTTCTCGCAAAGACCGTTTTGGCAGTTTCCTTATAAATTCACTTCAGAGCAAAGTGAAAGTCTATGTTATTCCCACAAATGAAGAGCTCATGATTGCAAAACATGTTTTAAAGGAATCGCTCTAA
- a CDS encoding S8 family serine peptidase: MNHKINLIGNKYNYFISKVLIVAISFLIPQFSLAARVAVTDSGTDFSHEWLKDKVLINLSEISGNLVDDDRNGKVDDIWGWNFVDDYRKVFFPEHLNVVDEQMFKIFEVLSRIQAETATEEDLLYWKQNIKDLEGDEKAAIISRLNFYGQYAHSTHCSGIITAISPNSKILSNRVFPDTPPDTSSESAQLFSKGIEKKKTGVADIFYKVLAAISNGTFQKVADYIGERKIDVANYSLGMSLQTMARLALSVRGVKAPTPEQVSEETKRVAAQYEPVGKKWMASASNTLFVVAAGNDSSDNDKLPVFPAVVRAENAITVAASKGNSSLASFSNFGINSVDIAAPGVAIRSSVPSKDHNQLLPMSGTSMATPYVVGVAANIKDLNPKLTPSQIKLILMSTVDIKEWLKTKVISSGVVNPQRAYLAAEKSATMSIDESIAYARTQVKDLPEVKSTVLKEKLNSISSANSESLAEIKKEADSLVF, encoded by the coding sequence ATGAATCACAAAATTAATTTAATAGGGAATAAATATAATTACTTTATTTCTAAAGTCTTGATTGTAGCCATTTCTTTCTTAATTCCCCAGTTCTCCTTAGCGGCTCGGGTGGCTGTTACGGATTCGGGAACAGATTTTTCCCATGAATGGCTAAAGGATAAGGTCTTGATCAATTTATCAGAGATCTCAGGAAATCTGGTGGATGATGATCGCAATGGAAAGGTAGATGATATCTGGGGCTGGAATTTTGTAGATGATTACAGGAAAGTATTCTTCCCCGAGCATTTAAATGTAGTGGATGAACAAATGTTCAAAATTTTCGAAGTCCTTTCCCGAATTCAAGCAGAGACGGCGACTGAAGAAGATCTTCTTTATTGGAAACAAAATATAAAAGACCTAGAAGGTGACGAGAAAGCCGCAATCATTTCTAGATTAAATTTTTATGGACAATATGCCCATAGCACTCATTGTTCGGGAATTATAACTGCCATTTCACCCAATTCAAAGATTCTGTCTAACAGAGTTTTTCCTGACACTCCTCCGGATACCTCTTCTGAAAGCGCACAGTTGTTTTCAAAGGGTATAGAAAAAAAGAAAACGGGAGTTGCCGATATTTTTTATAAGGTTCTTGCCGCTATCAGCAATGGAACCTTCCAAAAAGTAGCAGATTACATTGGCGAAAGAAAAATAGATGTGGCTAATTACAGTTTGGGAATGAGCTTGCAAACCATGGCGCGCTTAGCTTTATCGGTCAGGGGAGTCAAGGCTCCAACCCCAGAGCAGGTTTCCGAGGAAACAAAAAGAGTGGCGGCTCAATACGAACCCGTGGGAAAAAAATGGATGGCGAGCGCTTCAAACACTTTATTTGTTGTCGCTGCAGGAAATGATTCCTCAGATAACGATAAGCTTCCCGTTTTCCCTGCGGTGGTTAGAGCCGAAAATGCCATCACTGTTGCTGCCTCCAAGGGAAACAGCAGTCTTGCTAGTTTTTCTAATTTTGGCATCAACTCTGTCGATATTGCGGCTCCTGGAGTGGCCATACGAAGCTCTGTGCCCAGCAAGGATCATAACCAGCTCCTACCTATGTCTGGAACCTCCATGGCAACACCCTATGTGGTTGGGGTTGCCGCTAATATCAAGGATCTCAATCCTAAACTAACTCCTTCGCAGATAAAACTTATTTTGATGTCTACCGTGGATATAAAAGAATGGCTAAAAACAAAAGTCATCAGTTCTGGCGTGGTTAATCCACAGCGAGCCTATCTAGCCGCTGAGAAATCAGCAACCATGTCAATAGATGAGTCCATCGCTTACGCCCGAACTCAAGTTAAGGATTTGCCGGAAGTTAAATCAACAGTGCTGAAAGAAAAATTAAACAGTATTTCTTCAGCAAATTCAGAATCCTTAGCGGAAATTAAAAAGGAAGCAGATAGTTTGGTTTTTTAA
- a CDS encoding serine protease spb1, whose protein sequence is MSKLSLSFRSRKKYFSFFMSVFILFYSDMNFAASCCGGGFSAPALITGDHQSQFTTSYSQSRVDSDVSTSGIWQKRQTDDQSQTFKLDAATIINDRFQMGLSLPIQQRSVTSPEGGRSVGLGDISLLGGFEFLPDWDYSPWRPKGIVYTSILIPSGKSIYDNDNLNGLKTTGRGFWALGLGTFLTKSFRKWDGFFNLELHRSLEKDVSNSEFQGKVIPGYGLTYSVGLGYNWGNFRFGHSISWAQEEPVNSSGTLTSVAKEQRVATGSLSLGYLIQEYFSSSLTYSDQAWYGDPSNTALNKMVLLSFQKSWPR, encoded by the coding sequence ATGAGCAAGTTATCTTTAAGCTTTCGATCTAGGAAGAAATACTTTTCCTTCTTTATGAGTGTGTTTATTTTGTTTTATTCTGATATGAATTTTGCAGCCTCTTGCTGTGGTGGTGGGTTCTCGGCCCCTGCGCTGATAACGGGGGACCATCAAAGTCAATTTACCACGAGCTACTCTCAATCTCGAGTTGATAGCGACGTCTCTACTTCAGGAATCTGGCAAAAACGACAAACTGATGATCAATCGCAAACTTTTAAATTAGATGCTGCCACCATTATTAACGACCGTTTTCAAATGGGTCTCTCACTTCCCATTCAACAACGAAGTGTTACAAGTCCTGAAGGAGGTCGCTCTGTAGGGTTAGGTGACATTTCCCTTCTTGGTGGGTTTGAATTTCTACCTGACTGGGATTACTCACCCTGGCGACCTAAGGGGATCGTGTACACTTCGATCCTGATTCCCTCTGGAAAATCCATCTATGACAATGATAATTTAAATGGGCTTAAAACCACGGGACGAGGTTTTTGGGCTCTTGGACTTGGCACTTTTTTGACGAAGTCTTTTCGCAAATGGGACGGATTCTTTAATCTTGAGTTACATCGATCTCTTGAGAAAGATGTCTCCAATTCTGAATTTCAAGGAAAAGTAATTCCCGGATACGGCCTCACCTACTCTGTGGGTTTGGGTTACAATTGGGGGAATTTCCGTTTTGGACATTCCATATCCTGGGCCCAGGAGGAACCTGTAAATTCATCTGGAACCTTAACTTCTGTGGCTAAAGAACAACGTGTGGCCACCGGCAGTCTCAGTCTTGGGTATTTAATTCAAGAGTATTTTTCCAGCAGTTTGACTTACTCAGACCAAGCTTGGTACGGAGACCCCTCCAATACGGCTCTCAACAAAATGGTTCTCCTCTCCTTTCAAAAAAGTTGGCCCCGGTAA
- a CDS encoding helix-turn-helix transcriptional regulator, with the protein MVTFIGNQNQTQIFTNKLIFVKKEIKLSQVLQRELKGKVLSRIAKEIGVSVSILHDWYSSSRKPSAKNMWQLKKLADYLGLSLVQILFDEKVERQIISSTTFTDRGVQYRVNIEKVKG; encoded by the coding sequence GTGGTTACGTTTATCGGAAATCAGAATCAAACCCAGATTTTTACGAACAAACTTATATTTGTGAAAAAAGAAATCAAATTATCACAAGTATTACAGCGTGAACTAAAGGGCAAAGTCTTGTCTAGGATCGCCAAAGAGATCGGCGTCAGCGTTTCCATTCTCCACGACTGGTATAGCTCATCCAGAAAGCCGTCGGCTAAAAATATGTGGCAACTAAAAAAATTAGCTGACTATTTAGGATTAAGTTTAGTGCAGATTTTATTTGATGAAAAAGTTGAGCGTCAGATAATTAGCTCTACGACATTTACAGACCGTGGGGTTCAGTATCGAGTCAACATCGAAAAAGTAAAGGGGTAA
- a CDS encoding redoxin family protein, producing the protein MYRLLISTMRRHIHYPFYFFLFLITISISVSFSASMVSFSASLNSHASTSIPDPLTGIDLKTGLNLNVPTKFTDKKALVLVFMSAKCPCSHSHIDEIAALRNRHKDFQFYIVHSNVNEDLESTKRYFSSLDIPITVIQDTEAKIADLFSAYKTPHAFIINQKGEIIYKGGVTNSNTAQKADKHYLDQALLDLENKNSIATPETKALGCFISREKD; encoded by the coding sequence TTGTATAGATTATTAATTTCAACTATGAGGCGCCACATTCATTATCCTTTTTATTTTTTTCTGTTTTTAATTACGATTTCTATTTCGGTTTCATTTTCAGCTTCAATGGTTTCATTTTCAGCATCATTGAATAGCCATGCTTCGACATCCATCCCTGACCCTCTTACAGGCATTGATTTAAAAACAGGACTCAACTTAAATGTCCCCACCAAATTCACTGACAAAAAAGCTTTGGTCCTTGTTTTTATGTCAGCCAAATGTCCCTGCTCCCATAGCCATATCGATGAAATAGCTGCTCTCAGAAATCGGCATAAAGATTTTCAATTTTATATCGTTCATTCCAATGTCAATGAAGACCTAGAAAGCACTAAACGGTATTTCTCTAGCCTGGATATACCAATTACCGTGATTCAAGATACCGAGGCTAAAATAGCTGATCTATTCAGCGCCTACAAAACCCCACACGCTTTTATAATTAATCAAAAAGGTGAAATTATCTATAAAGGTGGGGTTACTAATAGCAACACGGCTCAAAAGGCAGACAAACATTATTTGGACCAGGCTCTTTTAGATTTAGAAAACAAGAACTCCATTGCCACCCCAGAGACTAAAGCCCTTGGGTGTTTTATTTCTCGAGAAAAAGATTAG
- a CDS encoding bifunctional enoyl-CoA hydratase/phosphate acetyltransferase, with product MKVQEVETVENKTFDEIKIGDSAAFNKVLTKSDIEFFAIITGNANPIHLNEDYAEKHSENHKIVGHGAWVISLISNLLGNHIPGSGTVYVSQESQFHHRVEISDTLTLSIKVIEKIEEGQLIVFEVKAVNQREELVLTGKSIVRAPKKKIISPRLKLPEISIKTNVDYFESVIAKCDTLEPVVFSVCHPCDFTSLKGPMDAYKAGLIKPILVGPRHLIEKVAKENNIDLTGAEFLHTANAHESAMKSVELCRVGKAEVLMKGSLHTDEMLHAVVQKETGLRTSRRISHVYAMSVPTYPRLLLITDAAINIYPSLEDKVAIIQNAIDLAHILGVTLPKVAILSAIETVNPKIQSTLDAAALCKMADRGQIKGGLLDGPLAFDNSVSMEAARIKKIVSKVSGQADILVAPDLEAGNMIAKQLDYLAGASTAGIVLGAKVPIVLTSRAESPKARTTSAALAVLVAYQRRERKRKELSGQSDKMD from the coding sequence ATGAAAGTTCAAGAAGTAGAAACCGTAGAAAATAAAACATTTGATGAGATAAAAATAGGGGATTCAGCGGCCTTTAATAAGGTCTTAACCAAAAGTGATATAGAGTTTTTTGCTATTATTACGGGGAATGCAAATCCCATTCATTTAAATGAAGACTATGCTGAAAAGCATTCTGAAAACCATAAAATTGTTGGGCATGGAGCTTGGGTCATTTCATTAATTTCTAATTTATTAGGAAACCATATTCCTGGATCGGGGACCGTGTATGTTTCCCAAGAAAGTCAGTTTCATCATCGAGTTGAAATAAGTGATACCTTGACCCTTTCGATAAAAGTGATTGAAAAGATCGAAGAAGGGCAGTTGATTGTTTTTGAAGTGAAAGCAGTCAATCAGCGTGAAGAGTTGGTTTTGACAGGGAAATCAATAGTTAGAGCACCTAAGAAAAAAATAATTAGCCCGCGGTTAAAATTGCCTGAAATTTCAATTAAAACAAATGTTGATTATTTTGAAAGTGTGATTGCTAAATGCGATACTCTTGAGCCCGTCGTATTTTCAGTTTGTCATCCCTGCGATTTCACTTCTCTCAAAGGACCAATGGACGCCTACAAGGCAGGATTGATAAAACCCATTTTGGTGGGACCTCGACATCTTATCGAAAAAGTCGCTAAGGAAAATAATATTGATTTAACCGGTGCTGAATTTCTTCATACAGCGAATGCCCATGAGTCTGCCATGAAATCTGTGGAGTTATGTCGTGTTGGAAAGGCTGAAGTATTGATGAAGGGAAGCTTGCATACCGATGAGATGCTGCACGCGGTGGTTCAAAAAGAAACGGGACTTCGAACGTCTCGAAGGATTTCCCATGTCTATGCAATGAGTGTTCCCACCTATCCCAGGTTGCTATTGATAACCGATGCGGCTATCAATATTTATCCAAGTCTTGAAGATAAAGTCGCTATTATACAAAATGCCATCGACCTAGCACATATCTTAGGAGTGACCCTTCCTAAGGTGGCAATTCTTTCTGCCATTGAAACAGTGAATCCAAAGATTCAATCAACCCTGGATGCCGCAGCACTTTGCAAGATGGCAGACCGAGGTCAGATTAAAGGGGGCTTGTTAGATGGTCCCTTGGCCTTTGATAATTCAGTGAGTATGGAAGCCGCAAGAATTAAAAAAATTGTTTCTAAAGTATCAGGACAAGCTGATATCCTTGTCGCTCCAGATCTTGAGGCTGGAAATATGATCGCCAAGCAGTTGGATTACCTGGCGGGGGCCTCCACAGCAGGGATCGTTTTGGGTGCAAAGGTTCCCATCGTTTTAACGAGCAGAGCGGAAAGCCCCAAAGCCAGGACGACATCTGCCGCTTTAGCGGTGTTAGTAGCCTATCAACGTAGAGAAAGAAAAAGAAAAGAACTATCCGGTCAAAGTGATAAAATGGATTAA
- a CDS encoding DTW domain-containing protein, with protein MSMENCFCSEVEQIEVNTRLLLVVHSKELKRTTNTGRLAVHSLGNSQLLVRGEMGNPLNLSPFLNGEYESLLLFPSKEAEELTPEVLKRFRRPIQLIVPDGNWRQASKLEIRQKEISHLPKVMIKEKNEAAFHLRKENSIYGMSTLEAIAKAMGILEGKDVEQRLQHLYQLKLQRTLKGRGIKIENRY; from the coding sequence ATGAGCATGGAAAATTGCTTTTGTTCCGAGGTTGAACAAATAGAAGTAAATACTCGATTGTTACTTGTCGTTCATTCTAAGGAGCTCAAAAGGACAACAAATACAGGAAGGCTGGCGGTTCATTCTCTGGGAAACAGTCAGCTTTTAGTCAGGGGAGAAATGGGAAATCCCTTGAATTTATCCCCCTTTCTAAATGGCGAATACGAATCATTGCTATTATTTCCTTCCAAGGAGGCAGAAGAGTTGACTCCCGAGGTTTTAAAAAGATTTCGTCGGCCTATCCAGCTGATCGTTCCCGATGGAAACTGGAGACAAGCAAGTAAGTTGGAAATTCGTCAAAAAGAGATATCTCATTTGCCTAAAGTTATGATAAAAGAAAAGAACGAAGCGGCATTTCATTTAAGGAAAGAAAATTCTATTTATGGAATGTCAACCCTTGAAGCCATTGCCAAAGCAATGGGAATTCTTGAAGGCAAGGATGTCGAGCAGAGGCTTCAGCATCTGTATCAACTTAAGTTGCAAAGAACCTTAAAGGGGCGTGGAATTAAAATAGAGAATAGGTATTGA